The DNA region cttacacattttctagagagagaacacactcttatcacttgtagattaaatgttCACTATGTCCCCTTGAAATCTCTTGTATCACGTTTTCCCCcgtttactcttcttcagctgctccttttataggtgaaatatgccaacggtcatatttcactttcttgaatgtgattggctgagcagaggttcagtgattcagaccctgcggtcatcttttcagacctggcggtcaacttcacagacttggcagtctgttcttccagtgtgtaagacaaacctactaggtttgtcttttactcaatgtggtaactgttggatagacagttgtctgtacttggaagattgcctctgatttatcctgaaagtggaaagatcctataggactgtcttctgcagcctgcagactttcctcagacttgtatggatatggaaatgttcagtctgttcctttgatatcattctcgacagatacccaaagtatcttcttatgctggtcggttatttttCTTTAAGCAAATGGCTTTTGGTTATTTTCCTTGGCTTCTAGCTGATCGGCTATCtagtgtttccggtttttagctttggccgatcctttctttgtgcggtcatgtttcgaatgttcctggtcggttaaATAGCTTGACCGGTGGAGCTTCTTAGCAGGTTGAGTGATCTGACCGGCCGGTTTTCTCAAACTGGTTGGAtactttgactggtccggttctttgttcctgcatgaaagGTTTATGTGTTatgttctgtgaaccggtctaattttatctaacactatCTTAGAAGCTCTAGTTTATTGCATTAGTTCATACATCATCTATAGGTTAGATTAAGTAATAACATTTGACAATTAGGTAGAAGATCATCGATCATCAATGAAAATGTAGAAAATGCAAGTTCAACCTCAAAATCTAGTTTAGAGTTTAAGTTAAAGTATGAATTCAATTTGGatatttaacttacaatataatCAAGCTTTACAAGTGAAGAGATCGAAgatcaaaaaataaaaaggaagaTTTGAAGACTTTTTGGTGAAATTCTTGAAGGAGATGACCGGAAAATGCCATAGTCTACTTTGTGCTCTCTTCCCTTCTTCAATTGGTCGGAATTATCTCTATCTAAAAATCCTCATTCTGAAGACAATACCACTGGTCATTTATCCCTCCAGAATGTTCATGCCGTGACGTACTATTCATGTTGTGATGTGTCGTTCATGccgtttttcttttatttctattCTTTAAGCTTCCTGagaattttattttggaaaagaaatgccaaaatcaatattatactaaaaaatcacaattttcGACTCGGATTTCTCAAAGGGTCTAGAATTTTCAAAGGCTTGTTTGCTTGAAAAGTTTCCCCTAGATCCCATTGAAAAGAGTGGGAAATGTccaatttttaaattagttattttttttgactttattaatatgataaataagtattttattgGTTTAATATTTGGGATGTAAAAAGTCGATGTCTACACTATAGtcgataatgtttttttttatgaattttctatCTAGAATGAATCTCCTGAATTTACCTTTCCAATGGTACCAACCACAACTTCTAATTCGTCTTGAGTCGAGCAGAAAAGTCCAAACAAGGGGACATTCCGTTCAACCGAATTAAAAAAGACAGAAATAAACCAAAAACGTTTATCTTCAAATGGCATGAGCTatgttgatttattttaattttttggcaAAGATGAAAGTTGTGGACCTCGATCACACAATTCCAAGGAGCCCATGAATGACTCATATCGCTTAGTAACATAGTTCAATTcgctaaaaaaatgaaaagccCATCAAAACTTCAAATGCAAATTTAAACTTCTCGCTTAGTAGTCATAGGGTCAGCCGCGACAGACCCTCGGTCAGAACTTGATTGTGCTAGCAAGTTCTGGAATGGTCGGGAGAGTTTCTCTAGTGTTTTCCGAATACGCTTCCAACTACTCATCCTGaatataaatctaacatataacTTATAActtaatccaaatatatatcaaacaaacttaTACTTACATTTCacctaatatataacatatatatatatatatatcaaacaaaaaaacaatataaagtAGCCTAAATCAAGATAacctaaaactaaaaaataaaaaaatctaaatctaattaaCATAACCACATAATTTAAATCTAACCTAGAAATGGCGGCGACGGTGAAGACGAGAATGGGCGGCGGCGAAGGTGAGAAAGGAGAAGAGAAAgtagaagagaagaagaaaaggagCAGGCGGTGGCACgggaggaagagagagagaagaggaaATAAGAAGAGAAGGGGTAGATTTTTGTTCTTATAAAGGTCATTACTGAATGTTCTTTGtataactttcagttttgacccctccttaaaaccgaaggttttccaataaaccttccgAAATAAGCATCacgaaaattaatttttttgggatgagtcaaaaccgaaggtttattgaaaaactttcgcaattaacaatttcagggaaggtaaaaactgaaggttctttgaataaccttcgcaattaatcattctcgaacttagaatatttttcatttttttgggatgagtcaaaacaGAATGTTTATTGGAataccttcgcaattaaaaatttcaggaaaggtaaaaccgaaagttttttgaataaccttcgcaattaccccacttccaacacttagaattattttgggttttttttgggaaggtcaaaaccgaatgttctttgtagaactttcggtactaattagtaaacCCAAAGGTTTTACACaactctcggaatctatttttattaacaaaatttttctTCCTCTCGGGACCATTACTGAGAGTTCTATAAAACCCTTGGTAAAATCTTTCAATAAAGatctttttttactagtattTGAACACGTGTATATGTATTTGATCGTGTTGGATTGTACTGCAAAATATTCAGAAGAATGTGGTGTATGGGGTAGTACAGAACATGGGTTGgagaaatatttgaataaatggCAGACAAGCAGTTATAGCGTGTTAAGTTGTCTGGGCAGACAGCTGATAATAAATATTGCGGATTGCCAAACTGATgatataaatagataattagATGCGTCTTCAGACGGCAACTGATGCAAAGCATCggacgcttcttcagacggctTCTGAAGCAAAACGcttgctcgcgcacttcttcagactactcgtctgtagaagttagacgacATTTGCTCGCACACTTATTCAGACTATAGGTCCGcagaagttagacgacgtcttctCGCGCACATCTTCAGACTACCCGTCTGTAGAAGTTAAACGACGTATGCTCGTGCACTTATTCAGACTACCCGTCTATAgaagttagacgatgtctgttcgcgcacttcttcagattactcgtctgtagaagttagccaatgtctgctcgcgcacttcttcagactacccaTCAgtagaagttagacgacgtctgcttgcgcacttcttcagactacttgTCTGTCgaagttagacgacgtttaTTTGCGTTTGCTTTAGAGTGCATCTGAAGACATACGTCTTCTGAGTTGTACATGTGCAAAGACAATTTAcgcaacttagttttgttcagaccACATATTTAAACTATGTCATATTgattttaaacttattcacctaagtttattaaaaacattttccttaattaattatttctcttttaattaaattttcccttttctttatataacataatctaacagCTAGTTTCCTTGGTAACATGAAGAAGCGTTAGAAGTGTCGAGAAGGCGTCGATCTCCGTGTGTGTAAGGGCTTCTTGATCGACTGGAGTCCACACATACTCCATGTATATTTTTCTCAGTCTTGCATGGAGTCTGCTCTCTCTAGGGTGCATATCCTCGGTCCTAACCACCATTAACAACAGAAACCTGTtgttttccaaattttttttttgacctACATCTACATGGTGGATATGGTTGACCTAACCTAATTCATTCTAATATATAAGGGTTTGTAGCATAATATACAagaacaatataatttaaaaatgcaAGATCAAAGCATgtaaaaccaaaaccaaatgaaacaagGAAGAAATATTTGTATGCAAATGgcctttttatttattgtttttagatTTTCCAtgcttaaattatatattttatgaataatgaAGACCAGTCTAGGCCAATttcaattttagattatttttaaaacaaatgacCGATAAAGTTATCTAATTAGGTTTATCCTTGGTCATGTATTAgttttaggttttaattttatttttgacctgtgcataaattttttatttaaaaaataatgaatatgagctcaaaaaaaattcaatttttaaaatagataatgaCCAAGAACCCTAATATGTCTAGGTTTTGTTGTATTTTGCCAAGTTATCTTAGATCCTTATTAAACAAGGGGTCTTTTCAAAGCTCCATGATTCATAACACTTTGGTTTAGTCTCCCTAAGTTTTAAATAACCTTGGTTTAGAATAGATCCATAAAATTAGGCCAAAGATAACCAAAACAGAAcctttttaaaatgttttcttaaattttagGGGTTCtcggttttaaagttgtttaggtttttttaacttttatttttatcttttatctatgTTACATATTTACCGGAGCATGCACGAAGTTGAGACCAAGAACCACAATAAAATTACATAACATGCATGACCTTTTATGAAAGGTGATAGacaaagtaattaaaataaaagtggaATTAAAAGGGAGCTTACATTGGTGTTGATCCTTTGATTTCTTAAGTGATCCTGGCTGAAATTGCCTAAAAAAGGTTTATGACCAACCTAACAAGAGTTGGTGTTTGCTTAAGGTTTATACGTGGGCAGCTTAGGGGCTAGGtttgtaaatgaatcaaatattttttattcgattcggtattcgtattcttaattttgtgattcgaattcgaataaaaatattcaattcgattcgactaataaacaaatacgaatacaaaatcaagatattcgattcggtattcgctaatattcgattaaatattcgattatatatatatataccattttattaattttaattttataaatattatttattctaaaactcTAGTACATATATACATTTCTTCGGTTGAAAACTTGAAACCCACGTCTAGTCATTCTGCTGCTAATCACTCAAACCCTACCACCGCCTTCATCTCATCTCTTCGCTTCTCCAGTTGACGTTACTTCGGTCGTCGCCGCCGCCTCCATGTACTTCTCTTCTCCGCTCGTCATCTTCTTCACTCGACACAACTCCAGTGATTTCTTCGGTTTGTCCTTTTCTTCTCCGGCAATGTATGTCTTGACTAGTTGTAACCCATATCTAATATGActattaaatattgtatatcatttagaatatagatatattttttttaacattttaagctCTAATTACATATTTGTTATGAAAGGGAAGAAAACTATGATCGAGATAAATGATGATGAATGTGATGGTACCTTGCGAATTGAGAATGTAAATGTTGATGGAGAGAAATATAAGAAAGAAGGTAAAGATGATGAAGTTGAGGAAGAAGGTAAAAATGTGGAAGATGGTAAAGATGATGAAATTGAGGAAGATATGGGGCATTTTGaaaggaaaaagagaaagaaagttTCCAAAGCTCATACCGAATTCATTGAAGTGATCGGAAATGATGGAAATTTTAAGTATCAATGTATATATTGAAAAAGTCTTCTTTCTAGGCCAACTATCGGTACAACAAGTCATCTTTGGAATCACTTGAAGAGGTGCGTGCAAAATAAAATGCACACTGAAAAGCAAAAGACATTACAATTTCAGCCTATCAAATCCAAATTTGAGATGAATCCTTTGTCAGATGGTAAATATGATCATATGAAGCAAAGAGAGGCCATTGCCcattgtattttaatgaatgaGCGGTCTTTAATGTTGTAGAAAGTTTTGGTTTTACTTTCATGTTGATTATCAACTAACCACTATTTGAAAGGATTTCTCGTGCCACGACAAAGAAAGATGTCATTAATGTATATGACATAGAGAAGAAAAAATTACAATTGGCGTTGAGAGACATCAATAAGATTTCCTTAACCACGGACATTTGGAAGTCAAAGGTGCAAAAGATTTCTTATATGTGTGTCACTGGTCACTTTGTTGATTCAAATTGGAACCTTCACAAACGACTTCTTAGCTTCATACCTCTACCTCCTCCACATGCtggtaaatttattttttataattaaaatttttcttgcattatatttattatttagtaattttatttgtttatttagtatttaggtCATGATATATTTAATGGGCTTATAAAGTGTACAAAATATTTGGGGATAGAGCATAAAGTCTTCACTATCTCTGTGGACAATGCCTGGAATAACGATTCAGCAATTCAAATTTCTAAAGAAACATTCTCTAAGAGTCGTAAGTTTCCATTGGAAGGTAAGTTGTTTCATGTTCGGTGTACTACACATATGTTGAACATTATTGTTCAAGATGGTCTTTATgagattcaaaatattattgatgatgTCAAAAAGAGTGTGCGATTTATTAACCAATCAGAGTCTAGGTTGAGAAAATTCTCAGATGTTGTGCATCATTTAGGAATCCAAGTAAATAAATTGATCATTGATTGTCTAACTCGTTGGAATTCTACATATAAGATGTTAGTTGAGGCATATAAAGTTAAGGATGCATTTCCTATATTTAAAGATGGTGAActtttttatcatcattgtcCTAGCCTTGATGATTGGAAAAAAGTGAAGGATGTTACTGATATTTTAGAGGTTTTTAATGAAGCGACTCATGTAATTTCTGGAGTTAATTATCCTACTTCAAATGTTTATCTTGCTGTTATTTGGAGAGTCAAGCATGTAttgaatgaaaaagaaaatgatgttGATGAGTTTATTTGAGTGATGATAAAAAATATGAAGGAGAAATTTGACAAATATTGGGGAGAATGCAATCTTTTGATGGCAATTGGAGCGATACTAGACCCTAGGTTCAAAATGaggttgtttgattttgttttcgGTAACATATATAGTGAGGTTGAAGCACTTACAAATGCGATGAAGGTTCGAGAAGCATTATATAACTTGTTCTTTGAGTATGTTGAAGTTGATCAATCAAGATCCCGAAAGTTCACTACTTTAGTACAATGTTCTTCTACGTGTGTGAACTCCACATCTAAAGAAAAATTTGTGTCTTCTGGTTTGTCTATGCTTGATCGGTATTTGGATCCTGTTGAGGTTCATGATCCTATGAAGTCGGATTTGGATATTTACTTGGAGGAATGGGTTTTTAGATCTCAAGACGAGGATACAAGTGTACAGTTTGATGCCTTGGCTTGGTGGAAATCTCAagaattaaagtttaaaattctATCCAATTTAGCTCGTAATGTTCTAGCTATCCCTATTAGTACAGTGGCATTAGAGGCTACATTTAGTGCAGGAACTATTGGATCCTTATCGATCAAGGTTAACAACTGATATGGTACAAGTGTTGATTTGTGGAGCAGATTGGGTTCGTCAGATTCATGGGATCAAGAAACCCCTTATGAAATATGTGAgttctctatttattttataatttatttgagttatatgtatgttttcataaataaataaaattttaattgatttttatttttgtttaggaACAAGAACAACTAATCAATGTCATGTTGCAAACCACTTAATTTGCAAGCCATGAAGGATTCGAATATTGATTTACATACCACTTTAATGAAATGTTCTTTTGATAAatattgtttatgttatgttacGCGGAAGTTTTAATTAATGGCTTGCATTGCATTATAATGGGAGTTGAATATTGAAATCgtaatttgaacattattatttaatttttattaggtaattttattgaatattgttatatattatgtaaaaatataaattttctaataaattgtataaaatatgttttaatttaatcgaatcgaatactcgaatcggatcgaataatacgaatgttaatttcaaatcgaatacgaattacattaattattcgaaaaaatttcgaatacgaatattcgaatagtttcacgaatacgaatcaaatacagtaatattcgcttcaattcgATTCGTTTACAACCCTACTAGGGGTGTTCTTAGAGAGAAATTAAGGTAGAAGCCTAGGGGCATTTTTTAGAGAAACAAATTCAGGTATGACTAATTTTCTTCTTCGTATCTatgttttttttgggtatttggTCTGTTTTTTATGTGTGTCCTGTTCACACCCCTTGACCTCCTTTTATACTCACAATAGTCATTTACCTAGGGTTTCTAGGTTTGACTTTCCATATTTTTGTTTCCAAAGAAAAGGAAACTtgcaaattcaaataaatatatgtatcataaataaattattacataatcaattataattaatcatatattgaTTCCCAAAATAATTTAGTCTTCTTTCCAagacaattttataatatttttcaaagatCCTAAATGATCTactatttgaattcaaaaattatttaatgtataaagAAGAGACAAagtcaatattaattataaaatcaatttgttaaaatcaatttataaactaagatctattttaatatcttaaatcaattttgaagtttaattgtaaaacaaattttctcaaaactaattaagtattttgtttaaaagatcttaagtataataatagcccaaattattatatatgaactATCATCaccttataattataattataattattattgtaatacaCAACCTAAAAAATGGGGATTGACTCCTAAAGCCCACTTAGGGCTAGACTCTATCctatctttaaattattaaaaattcgaaatcaactatttt from Impatiens glandulifera chromosome 5, dImpGla2.1, whole genome shotgun sequence includes:
- the LOC124939223 gene encoding zinc finger BED domain-containing protein RICESLEEPER 2-like — its product is MAATVKTRMGGGEGKKTMIEINDDECDGTLRIENVNVDGEKYKKEGKDDEVEEEGKNVEDGKDDEIEEDMGHFERKKRKKVSKAHTEFIEVIGNDGNFKISRATTKKDVINVYDIEKKKLQLALRDINKISLTTDIWKSKVQKISYMCVTGHFVDSNWNLHKRLLSFIPLPPPHAGHDIFNGLIKCTKYLGIEHKVFTISVDNAWNNDSAIQISKETFSKSRKFPLEGKLFHVRCTTHMLNIIVQDGLYEIQNIIDDVKKSVRFINQSESRLRKFSDVVHHLGIQVNKLIIDCLTRWNSTYKMLVEAYKVKDAFPIFKDGELFYHHCPSLDDWKKVKDVTDILEVFNEATHVISGVNYPTSNVYLAVIWRVKHVLNEKENDVDEFI